The following coding sequences lie in one Paenibacillus durus ATCC 35681 genomic window:
- a CDS encoding MurR/RpiR family transcriptional regulator translates to MDFDLRVKIHYDGLTDSEKEMVRFITNRPQDVIDMNIVELGEALLSSKSSVLRLAKKLGYHGFSELKYALRSDMTLTSLEPSDLTLLLKQDLDRIFRYVEQTNFQPFLEKLKAARMVFLYATGFSQNNFTKEFSKDLMIANRQNIMISGETNLAINSSLITEEDLVIFTSFSGETKMIKDVVRALKIKNVTIAAITKFGSNFLVEHADYAFFFEATPLPSYQKQVVHSLIGLEVILDVIARKYREFVLFDE, encoded by the coding sequence ATGGATTTTGACTTGCGTGTAAAGATACATTATGACGGTTTGACCGATTCTGAAAAAGAAATGGTAAGATTCATAACCAATCGGCCCCAAGATGTCATTGACATGAATATCGTCGAATTAGGCGAGGCGTTGCTTAGTTCGAAAAGCTCGGTGCTTCGTTTGGCAAAAAAGCTGGGGTATCATGGATTTTCAGAATTAAAGTATGCTCTCCGGTCGGACATGACCCTGACATCACTTGAACCCAGTGATTTGACTCTGTTATTAAAACAGGATTTGGACCGGATTTTTCGGTATGTGGAGCAAACGAATTTTCAGCCCTTTCTGGAGAAGCTGAAAGCTGCACGCATGGTCTTTTTATACGCCACCGGCTTCTCACAGAATAATTTCACAAAGGAATTTTCTAAGGATTTAATGATTGCGAATCGACAAAATATAATGATTTCAGGCGAGACAAATTTGGCGATTAACAGCTCTCTTATAACGGAAGAGGATTTGGTAATATTCACTTCGTTCAGCGGCGAAACCAAAATGATAAAAGATGTCGTTCGGGCGTTAAAAATAAAAAACGTAACGATCGCAGCCATTACGAAATTCGGAAGTAATTTTTTGGTTGAGCATGCCGACTATGCATTCTTTTTTGAAGCAACTCCATTGCCAAGTTATCAAAAGCAAGTCGTTCATTCGTTGATTGGGCTAGAAGTGATACTGGATGTCATTGCGCG